The following proteins are co-located in the Primulina tabacum isolate GXHZ01 chromosome 11, ASM2559414v2, whole genome shotgun sequence genome:
- the LOC142518173 gene encoding uncharacterized protein LOC142518173, whose translation MGCIVSQMAAKFAFFPPTPPTYQVKKRDGGKLVAVSTASCLPIAIDDSSLDVLCIQTKKGNKIVAFYLRNPYARLTVLYSHGNAADLGQLYDLFVQLKANLRVNLIGYDYSGYGASTGKPSEYNTYADIEAVYECLQTEYGVSQEDLILYGQSVGSGPTLHLAAKLPRLRAVVLHSAILSGLRVLCHVNFSFCCDIYKNINKIRKVKCPVLVIHGTEDDVVNWLHGNGLWKMAKEPYEPLWIKGGGHCNLELYPDYIRHLCRFIQEMENVTTAVRLKKIRQSLRSQRKTRKCCKIRIRYPKFPSCPKCPHCPNLKCADCYWWRPKCPNWQPKFTIRRPKCPECFKPICTRCTCRCMKCTCGFTLCSCLCGAKCSCC comes from the exons ATGGGGTGCATAGTATCTCAGATGGCTGCGAAATTTGCGTTCTTCCCACCAACGCCTCCCACTTACCAGGTCAAGAAAAGGGACGGCGGAAAACTGGTGGCTGTGTCGACAGCTTCGTGTTTGCCTATAGCCATTGATGATTCTTCGCTCGATGTGTTGTGTATTCAGACGAAAAAGGGTAACAAGATTGTAGCCTTTTATTTGAGGAATCCTTACGCCAGGCTTACGGTTCTGTACTCTCATGGAAATGCTGCTGATCTTGGCCAGCTCTATGACTTATTTGTACAGCTTAAAGCTAATCTTAGAGTTAATCTAATCGG GTATGACTACTCGGGTTATGGAGCTTCTACTGGTAAG CCGAGCGAATATAACACATATGCGGACATTGAAGCTGTATATGAGTGTCTTCAAACTGAATACGGGGTTAGCCAAGAAGATTTAATTTTATATGGGCAATCTGTTGGAAGTGGCCCCACGTTGCACTTAGCAGCTAAATTGCCGAGGTTGAGAGCCGTTGTTCTGCATAGTGCCATTCTTTCTGGCCTTCGTGTGCTGTGTCATGTGAATTTCTCATTCTGTTGTGATATTTATAAG AATATAAACAAAATTCGGAAGGTTAAGTGTCCTGTTCTTGTAATACAT GGAACAGAGGATGATGTGGTAAATTGGCTTCACGGCAATGGTTTATGGAAAATGGCCAAGGAACCTTATGAGCCCTTGTGGATTAAGGGAGGCGGGCACTGCAACCTCGAGCTTTATCCAGATTACATCCGCCATCTTTGCAGATTCATTCAAGAAATGGAGAATGTAACCACTGCAGTTAGACTCAAAAAGATTCGTCAATCACTTCGTTCGCAGAGAAAGACTCGTAAATGCTGTAAAATTAGAATAAGATATCCCAAATTCCCAAGTTGTCCCAAATGCCCACACTGTCCGAATCTTAAATGCGCAGATTGCTACTGGTGGCGGCCTAAATGTCCAAACTGGCAGCCAAAGTTCACAATACGTCGACCAAAGTGCCCCGAGTGTTTCAAACCAATCTGCACTAGATGTACATGCCGGTGCATGAAATGCACTTGTGGGTTCACGTTGTGCTCATGTTTGTGCGGAGCTAAATGTTCGTGTTGCTGA